Genomic window (Nymphaea colorata isolate Beijing-Zhang1983 chromosome 1, ASM883128v2, whole genome shotgun sequence):
CATAACGTCGGCCATCTCTTATACACACACTCACACTCactcaagaaaagaaaatggacgAATGGTGCAAGTTGGTATATATTGAACAGATGTGGTTTAGTGTCTTTAAGAAGTATAGCATCAAACCTAATATTCCCACAGAGATCAGCCTTCGATTACTATAATACAACTCTTACTTTCTCTCCGTTTACAAGGATGGCTGTTTATATATTCTctcacacacaaagagagagagagagagagaacgagaggaGCTTTCGGATGGATGGTTTCTTTTCCATCACATCGATATGAATGACATCGCAAGACAATTCCAAAATCAGAACCTCTCTCTCCGAATAATGGGTACACCAGAAAAGAGCAGACAGTGGGGTATCCTGTAACTTCCACTACCTCATGTCAACATGTAAATTAACAAAAGTTAGATCCTCTCGCAGATTAAGCGAGATCAACAGTCCCCAATTCCGGAACtcaatcatttctttttgttatttcttcttcttctacagaAAAGAATACtttcttcctgttttctttaGATTCATCAGAAGACACATCCCTCCTTTCCTGCAAAATGCAGCCGCGCCCCTCCAAATATACTAAAGAAAAAGCCATAAACAAAATGAACTTACACAACTTTAttatcactatttttttttccagttctTTTAATCAGAATTACTACACACAGAAATTCTCTTCAACGGCCCTGAAATCTTGGCCGTTCTTCCATCTTTTCTTCTGTAGCTGTCCCAACGTGGACCGTCTCTGAACTGTCacctccctttttttctctttgctttttcCACCAAAGGCCACAGTCACCCTTCTCCTCGACttcaatcttttcttcttcctttttccttttatctctcgcttttcctttctttacttTTCATCCtgtccttctttttctttcatttttagtaTTCACTCTATTCTTTTGCTTCACAACTTGCTGTAGTTTGAAGCCCGAACCTGATGAGAATTTGTTCCTCCAAGTTCTTGGCCTTTTCTTCCCCTATCTGTAATTCACTCCAAATGTTGGCGTCCAGAAATCTGCTGTAGCCTCGCTGGGGAACGTACTAGAGATAGGGACAAGGCAGAGTCCTCTACTCCTTAGATCTTGTTTGGGACGTTCATGGTCTTTTAATTTGTCCGAGTTCTGCAGTAAAGTGACAATAGGAAATTATATATTAGTATCCACCTGAGAAGTGATCCATATAACAAGCCGGTTTGAGACGAGTCTAACTACGATAGCATAGACAATAAATTTCATCCCCATGCAATCAAGCCATGGCCGGTGGTTGGCGAGCACTCACCAGTCTCTTATCAGAAACTTGGAGTTGCATAAGGAGAGTGATCAGAACCCTCCTTGTGTGTGCTCGAGTTAAACGGCGAAGCTTGTCTTAGCTAGCCGGACTGAGCTTGTTAGCCATCTGCGGTTCGAGCTGCGCTCAAGCACAAGGAAATTTTGGACAGAAATCCTACTTCAATAGGCCAAGCTCAACTGCTTTATTGGCTTGAATCCCTTAAATATGACAACTTTAACAGGCAAAGATTAAAATCTGCTCCATGATCTcaacatttaatttaataaataaacaaacaaactaataaattatatatatatatatattcttaatcTTGTTAAGGCAAACCAGTCGAGTTAGACAGACTTTTAGCAGATTATGCCAACACAGACACGCCAGGAGAATTGAACTCTTGACCGTCTTAAAAGGTTCCAAATAATTCCGTGCGGTGCAATGTCGGTGAACAATCGATGTGCAATTGCTGCCAGAACTGCACCCTATTTGAAGTGAAAACAAGGTAGAGGAGTTGTAAAGGCGTTAAAGATGATCACCTGGTGATGCTGATGCATCTGCGCTCCACTTTTCATATATGGATTGCTAAGCACCTGCAAAAATTATTTCAAGCATTAAAGGCACGGGTTTTGCCGATCTTCTGCCATAGgtgcaactttttctttttctattttggaTAATCAAGCACTGTAAAATGCCACTTTCCGTCATAGCTTGTGGGGCAGAAGTTACACTTACATTAACTTGTTCATGGAGGAATTTGATGTACTGAATTGCTTCTTGAAGGACTGATGCCGTATCAGtctgaggaaaagaaaaaagattgggAATTCAGAAAAGGTAAACGCTTTTTGCATATTCATGaacaagaaagcaaaagaagaagaaaagggaagaaaagaaaaaggaaccaaAATCAATTGTATTCCGAGAGAAAGATGGGAGGCAAATCACCTTCCCGAAAGGTGAAACTAACTGCTGCAGCGCAGTAACTCTGTCACTTAGTTTTTCTTTCCGAACCTGTGGAGAGAAAAGAGAATGCCATGATTTTATACAGAGACACatgcaggaaaagaaaagatggtTCTTCTTTATGTTGTGTAACTGTTCCTTTACCTTGAATGCCGGCAACGGAGTTGGGGTCTCAATTCGAGGCCTTTTAAATGATTCTGTACTGCTACTTTTCTTCATATCAGGAGAGCTCACGTCGCGAATTTCTTCGGCATTCCTCTGGAAGAACAGAAGTCAAGATATTTAATAGTTTCTTTGTTCCGAACATCTCCATAAAAATTTGTCCCTCTAAGGAGTTCAATGACATAAAAAGTTAGGATCCCCATGCCTATCAATTATCATGGAGCCACCAAGTTTTGGCCTCTGGTAAGGAATGCACAACCATGGCAGATTCCAAGTCGTGATGTCTAGCTGACATCAGCCTAGCTAGCTAATAACAATTCACAAGTTTTCTCTACCAAATTACGGCCGTATCTTTGAGGTTAACAAAGATAAATATTAACCAACTCAATGAAAAGTAAATAATTGGTGGCAATCTATGTTCCTGTTTTCTTACCTTGGAGATGATATCATGGATACTTGGCTTATCTTCAAACGCTGGGCTGAGAAATTGTGGGGTTGGGGAAGCATATAGGGTTGGCCGAATATCTGCTGCCATGGTCGCCGTTGCATTCCAGAATGGAGCGCTATTTTGGAACTGCAATTGGCTACTTGGGTGATGTTTATGAGGTGATGAGGACGAGGAAGATGATACTGGTTTGAGAAACTGGGGGAACTTAGGCCAAGAAGGAGAAAATTCATCAGCAGGTAATGACTGTGAATTCAAACGGCAGTTCATGGTGGGCATGTTTATCAAATGAGCCTCTTGATCAAGCAACCCTTGCAGCATGGCTGAAGGGCATCCATAGCTGCTGAAGTTATTCATCGAAACATTAGTACCCCTGCCAGAGATGGAGGAGTCGCGAGAATTCAGGCGTTGTTCAAGTCCAAAGAAGCCGTTTTGTTGCATCTGCTTCATTACGTTGATGTTTGAATCTGTCCCACAAGCCCAATCCTTATGAAAGTGACCGGAACTCATTGATTGTTCTCGCCGGAAAATTGGCAGAGAGTTCAGGTCTTCCTCTTGAAGCATGGTATGCACGCTGCCCTCTGCTCTTCCACCACCACGActgcatatatatgtgtgtgtatattagCCCATGCTGTCAGTAACAGGACCAGAGATAATTCGCAGTGCAAAATGCCCATCATAGCTTCAGCAATTTGTTAAAACTTCTACCACATGATGAGGTCCTTAAAGTTTAAGCAAAGACAAAGGTATACAAACAGTCGAAAGCACAACTTTATGATAATTAGGATGCCATTGGTAAAGGATTTTTCGGCTTCAAGAGTCGTCATCTAATCATGTAAGCTTCGCCAAGCAAAATCTATGCATGGTTTGTTCATTATTCTCGGTAAATCCCATCAGAAATGGaaggtaaaaaggaaaaaggaaagtgCAACCCCTTGCTCTGCAATTACCATCCATTAATGACTTCAGATTGTGAATAAGCATATGATCTCTCAACGTCGCCCATTGGAAACTAAACTGTACGTGGAcaaataaacattaattaagAACAATGATCTTGATGATTAAAATTCCAACACCACCATCTATGGCACTTTAGCAAACGAGTTCTTCATTCAAAATCAGGGCATACTGTGCCAAGAAAAGGTTCTGTGTTTCTCCCCTCACAGAGATTCAAATACTGTCGATCTCCAACTGAAACGTGACTGACTTACACTAACGTCAAAAATGGAATTTTCTTTGTGAGAAATAGTTTTCGAGCATCATGTCAAGTTCGTTGTTTTGGATATGAAGATAGATCAGCTTACGTCTTTAATATATGGATCCCAATTTTTCAGATCTCACGTAATtcttaaattgtttttttcgTTAACCACATAAGAAGAACTTTATTAGCGCTTGCACCCGCCCTGCATATTCAACTAGAAGAGTTATATTAGAGAAAAGGAACGAAACAAAAATTCAGACGACAGAACACTATGGTTCCGGTGATGTGAACACTCACATCAAAGCGTGGCCCCAGTCCGGTGCCATAGACGGCGAGAGATCGAAGCCGGCGAGCTGCAAGGGCGAATCTATGAGCACGCCGCCTGAATCCTGCTTACTGGCCTCTTGAAAGACCATGGAGCCGCCGCTGGAGACCGAGTTCGAGTGGTTGTCGACCGACTCCTCGCCGGACCTTGCCTTCACCTCTGTGATCTCGGATGGCCAGCGAAAGCTGTTGCCCAGCTCAGGCATAGGCGCCGTGGCCGCGCACAGAGAAGACGACGTGCCACCGAACCCGCCGCCACTTCTAGCCCACCAATTGCCGCTGCAGACTCCACCCTGGAGATCGTCCGCCATGGTCACCGcctccacttcttcttcttcttcttccttccttcttctttagaATTCTAATACACAAGTCCTAACGAAAAAGGATCCGACGCGTGGTCCTATATATAATCGGGAAGAGCCAATCGTACGGTGAACAAGCAACCGGCACCCTGGTTCAACCTCAACCATCATCAAGTCATcgcccttcttcttcttccttcaccCTCACTCATACTAAAGTAATTAACAGATAGCCGCCTAATCTTCCTTATATTTACCGAAAACTGGCTACCGCTCCGAATACTTTCGTAAGTCTGACCAGGTTGTCGTAAATACTTTCGAATTTGCGCAACTTTTCGAAGTCCCCGTTGTCATTATTGTCAAAAGAGACACAGAAAGTTGAAGAAAGCTTTAAAAATGGAAATTCTCTCCGGCTTGTCGTCAAAGCAgtacaaatattttatttatttttgttcaaaagaaatttcttttaactttttattatattcccatttttttcatcgTGCGGCATTCTTTTCTTCCGCAAGTGTTTTTATCCGGAACGCCACATCACCGTCACCAaattcctcctttttcttttctctctctctctctctctctctctctctcctgcggGAATAATGAAAGAATTGATTACAATATTGTGGATGGTTTGACTTGATTGCGACAATTGGATGCATCTTGTATTTATTTGATATGCTCCCTCTTTATCGTTTTTTTTAGCACCCGGATTCCTTTTTGTCATTAGTTGGGGATTAATACTCTTCTTTGATTATCATATAATgagaataagaaaataaaagctactttatatatatatatatatatattgttgatcAAATACCTTAAATGTGATCCGCAAAGTTTGTTTAACGAAAAGTTGTGGTTGCGCTTGCTTGAGCTGTTTAAGTagtcaaaaaagaagaagctgcTTCTAAATTCAGGTGATGCGACTACCACCCACTGTTTAGATTAAACgaattatctttttctttcggTTATCGTTTCCGGTTTAAGATTTCAACAGCTAAAGTTTTACCGCATAACAAAGGACAAGATAGCAAGTATTTCAGACGTAAgcatcattttttatgaaaccaattacagtttttgttttttagtgtttttttttttttcaattatagtTAAACTCATCTAGCTTATATTCTTTACTTtgctctcatatatatatattttttgataaagtgggtttctcttctctttttatctgcctctttctctctactcTCTAAGGAGTTGTGTGCTAGAGCAAACAAAGGCCCTCACCTTTTTCATTGTCTCCCAAGTTTAAGGCTACTTTAACCTTAACCTGTGCATACAATTGTCACTTAAACCCACCCGCGACTGGAGGAATATTAAAAGTAAACCCAAGGGTAACTAACATTGAATGCTTACTAGATTCGAGCCATTTATATCTCTGGTTACATTACAGTGGCGAAGTTAGAAAAATTGGTTAAAGAAACACTCGTTTATAAATACTCATATCAggtggggcacttatatatatatatatatatatataagataaatgtttaatgatgtttatttaaaaataaattttttttaacatactGGTGTGAGCAACTGCTTACACAAATCATCGTGGTTAGTTATTGTGGTGTGATAACTATAGTTAAGGTTCTCAATTTAACCGTGGTTAATGATGATTCTGTTTTTTCAAGTTCACTTGGAATTACATGCGTTGACTTAAGTTGCAACCAGCTTTTGCATTGACCGAATTAGGACCAGTGGGCCAAAACTGATTGAAAAATTAGGGCCGCATGGTCTTTTGTTTGGTTTGGttgccttttcctttctccatgCTCTGGCGCGCATTACGGAACATTCAATAGAATTCCACAACTCCCTTCGCCAGTTTAATCAATGAACCGAGTCATCCCTCACGTGGAGGATTAGGCAGATTCTAATTAAACCGGATCGGTGGCAAACCGTATCGAATTTGGAGGTACGAGTCGACGGCAATTTCTTTCACCGTGAGACGAGCACGTATCGGCCGGCATGGAGAGCTAAAAAAGGGGAAGAAGCATCATGATGATGAGTCGGAACAGGCGTCCGACGgcgaagaaaacaagaaaacatgttCCCCCGGAATTC
Coding sequences:
- the LOC116246451 gene encoding transcription factor bHLH123-like, yielding MADDLQGGVCSGNWWARSGGGFGGTSSSLCAATAPMPELGNSFRWPSEITEVKARSGEESVDNHSNSVSSGGSMVFQEASKQDSGGVLIDSPLQLAGFDLSPSMAPDWGHALIRGGGRAEGSVHTMLQEEDLNSLPIFRREQSMSSGHFHKDWACGTDSNINVMKQMQQNGFFGLEQRLNSRDSSISGRGTNVSMNNFSSYGCPSAMLQGLLDQEAHLINMPTMNCRLNSQSLPADEFSPSWPKFPQFLKPVSSSSSSSPHKHHPSSQLQFQNSAPFWNATATMAADIRPTLYASPTPQFLSPAFEDKPSIHDIISKRNAEEIRDVSSPDMKKSSSTESFKRPRIETPTPLPAFKVRKEKLSDRVTALQQLVSPFGKTDTASVLQEAIQYIKFLHEQVNVLSNPYMKSGAQMHQHHQNSDKLKDHERPKQDLRSRGLCLVPISSTFPSEATADFWTPTFGVNYR